The sequence TTATACACACACTCTATCGCTACTCCAGGACCCCACAACTCGCTCAAGCCATACATATTGTATGCTTGCATATCCCATATCTTCTCAATTCTCCTCCTCATCTCCTCGCTCCACGGAGCAGCTCCGAAGACACCTTTCCTAACCCTAGTATCTCTAGCAGGGTCTACACCCATCTCAAAAGCAACCTCAGCCAACCTAATAGCATAGTTGGGAACACTTGTAATTGCTGTTACACCAAGATCCTTTATCAGCGTCACCTGTCTTTGTGTAAAACCTACACCAGCTGGTATAGCTGTTACACCAACTTTCAGAGCCCCATAGTGAAAACCGAAGCCACCTGTAAACATGTGGTAGTTATATGCAATTAGAAGGATATCGCCTTTAACTATATTGGTTGCAACAAGGCTTCTAGCCATAACCTCACTCCAATTCTCAATATCCTTCATAGTGTAAAGAGTTACTGTAGGCTTTCCAGTAGTACCACTACTAGCCCTAATCTCAGCCAAGCTGTCTAAGGGCACAACAGAAGCGCCGTATGGGTAGAGCTCCCTCAAATCATCTTTTGTTGTGTATGGCAGTTTTTTGATGTCTTCTAATGTTTTTATGTCTTCTGGTGTGATTCCCTTTTCTTTCATCTTTTTTCTGTAGAATTGGTTGTTGTTGTATACTCTGTAGACAACCTCTTTGAGTCTCTGAAGCTTTATCTTATCAAGCTCATCCCTAGACAACAACTCCAAACTAGGGTTCCATACATTCACCTTCATCATCTACACCCTAGAACCATGTAGATGGGTTTACCACACTCCATGAAGCTTTGAAGACTCTTTTTGATTACCTTTTTTCCACATTTTCCAAGCTCTTTTTCAAATGCATTTTCTATTGATACAATAGGCAACACCAAAACAATTAAAGACACCTCTACACACTTCAATGTCCTGGCTTAAAAGTTTTTTTGTAGAATAAGCAGATCATGGAACATTTAAAAAGTTTAAACATGTTTATTTTGTGAATTCTGTTGCTTTCCAATGTAACATTATCATAGCATCTAAGAAAGCAATTTCACACATTAATCATCTGTGATACACAATATATTCTATGAATCTAGTATCTGGTTGTTTATCGCATCATCGTATTGACTAGAGGAGCTGGGCTGCTTTTCTTAGGATGGGATCTGATATTATGTATGAGTCGTTTTTCTTTTCGACTATAGATAGATCTATCAGTCTTTTCAGATGTTCGTAGAGGGTTCTATCATTTATTGTCCTGCCCTCTTCGATTTCTAGCAACCTTTTTATTTCGCTCCACCTTCTCTCTGCTGCGAGGATCTTTAGCAATGTCCTGTATCTGGTGCTTCTACTTGCGGACAGCAACTTCTCTAGCTCTTCTTTACCTATTTTAATAGCCTGCTCAAGAATCTTCTCGATGTTCTCTATACACGTACCTGGGTCTAGATAGCATGTGTAGCCAAATAGTGTTAGCCAACCTATAATGCCGTCGAGCTCTTCCACAGCTCTCTCAATAATGTTGCGAGGGATGTTTGTGCCTAGCTCGGAAAAGCCTTTTTCGAGGAAGTCAATGGACTCCTCTCTGGATAGTCTCCTCGTCTTAACCACGTGTATGTATCTTCCATAGAGAGGGGAGCTAGGATCTTCTATCCCCAGAAACCTGAATAGAACACCTATCTCCGATCCGGTTAAAACAATTCTCAAGTTCCTGAGGTTGTCATATGCATATGCGAATAGCCTTGTAATTGGCATCCAAGTGATTTTGGAAAGCTCTTGAGCCTCATCAATGGCTATAACAATTGGTTTCTTAAGATCCTTAGCTAGGTTATCAAGAGCTATTAACAGCTCCCCTATCTCAACCCTCTCACTTCTTCTCCAGTTAACCTCTACAGACAGAGTTGGCAAATCAATTGAAATTCCTCTAACATTCTTTAAAAACTCTACAACCCTCCTATACACACCACCGTATCTTCTCAGAAAATCTTCAATAG comes from Ignisphaera sp. and encodes:
- a CDS encoding phenylacetate--CoA ligase codes for the protein MKVNVWNPSLELLSRDELDKIKLQRLKEVVYRVYNNNQFYRKKMKEKGITPEDIKTLEDIKKLPYTTKDDLRELYPYGASVVPLDSLAEIRASSGTTGKPTVTLYTMKDIENWSEVMARSLVATNIVKGDILLIAYNYHMFTGGFGFHYGALKVGVTAIPAGVGFTQRQVTLIKDLGVTAITSVPNYAIRLAEVAFEMGVDPARDTRVRKGVFGAAPWSEEMRRRIEKIWDMQAYNMYGLSELWGPGVAIECVYKSGLHVWEDHFIVEVVDPKTGEPVDVEEKGELVFTTLTKDAMPLIRYRTRDISRIIDENKCQCGRTHIKIDRIQGRTDDMFIINGVNVWPSAVEEVILREPLVAPYYQIVIDRVDSLDRMTVLVESKTKLGENDKIALAKKLEYELREVILVTPKVEVVDPGTLPRFDGKPRVVVDKRAL
- a CDS encoding ATP-binding protein → MLFDLQPKTSRRDLYDFDKELKELIKSIELNPLTVVVGIRRSGKTSLLRVALNECGYPYIYIDPRFYSAPTYRDFAYILRNSIEDFLRRYGGVYRRVVEFLKNVRGISIDLPTLSVEVNWRRSERVEIGELLIALDNLAKDLKKPIVIAIDEAQELSKITWMPITRLFAYAYDNLRNLRIVLTGSEIGVLFRFLGIEDPSSPLYGRYIHVVKTRRLSREESIDFLEKGFSELGTNIPRNIIERAVEELDGIIGWLTLFGYTCYLDPGTCIENIEKILEQAIKIGKEELEKLLSASRSTRYRTLLKILAAERRWSEIKRLLEIEEGRTINDRTLYEHLKRLIDLSIVEKKNDSYIISDPILRKAAQLL